A section of the Oryza sativa Japonica Group chromosome 1, ASM3414082v1 genome encodes:
- the LOC4324648 gene encoding bidirectional sugar transporter SWEET3b, which translates to MVSNTIRVAVGILGNAASMLLYAAPILTFRRVIKKGSVEEFSCVPYILALFNCLLYTWYGLPVVSSGWENSTVSSINGLGILLEIAFISIYTWFAPRERKKFVLRMVLPVLAFFALTAIFSSFLFHTHGLRKVFVGSIGLVASISMYSSPMVAAKQVITTKSVEFMPFYLSLFSFLSSALWMIYGLLGKDLFIASPNFIGCPMGILQLVLYCIYRKSHKEAEKLHDIDQENGLKVVTTHEKITGREPEAQRD; encoded by the exons ATGGTTTCCAACACAATCCGTGTAGCAGTAGGAATTCTAG GAAATGCTGCTTCCATGCTCCTGTATGCAGCACCTAT ATTAACATTTAGGAGGGTGATCAAGAAGGGCAGTGTAGAAGAATTCTCTTGTGTTCCATACATCTTAGCTCTGTTCAACTGCCTCCTGTACACATGGTATGGGCTTCCTGTAGTAAGCTCAGGATGGGAGAATTCTACAGTGTCTTCCATCAATGGGCTTGGCATACTGCTTGAGATCGCATTCATCAGCATATACACATGGTTTGCACCCAGAGAAAGAAAG AAGTTTGTGTTGCGAATGGTGCTACCCGTTCTTGCATTCTTTGCGCTGACAGCAATTTTTTCAAGCTTTCTGTTTCATACGCACGGTTTACGCAAAGTTTTTGTGGGTAGTATTGGCCTGGTGGCTTCCATATCGATGTACAGCTCTCCAATGGTAGCTGCA AAACAAGTCATAACAACAAAAAGTGTGGAGTTCATGCCCTTCTACCTGTCATTGTTTTCCTTCCTCTCCAGTGCTCTATGGATGATATATGGGCTTCTAGGGAAGGATCTCTTCATCGCG TCACCAAACTTCATTGGCTGTCCAATGGGTATCCTTCAGTTGGTCCTGTACTGCATTTACAGGAAAAGCCACAAGGAAGCTGAAAAGCTTCATGACATCGACCAGGAAAATGGTCTGAAAGTGGTAACCACGCATGAGAAGATAACTGGAAGGGAGCCAGAGGCTCAGAGAGATTGA